The nucleotide sequence AATGCGAGCAACTGGCTATCTGTAGACAGTAATTCATAGAGATGATGATAGAGGTCGACAACCACGAATGATTCACCCCCTTTTGCTGAGAATTTTGGGAACAAAATGTGCTCCTTCTACGTTCATAGGTTAGACAGATGAGGAAGATGTCTCCCTTGGAATACATATTCGGTCGTCAATAAGCCAGGAGGTCATAACATTGCGAAGTGATAGGATACAAATCATCATTCAACAAACGAAGGAAAAAGTTTCTGCGAAGGCGCTCAAGGATCATGAAGCTGTTGTTGGGATTATAGCGATGGCCAAGAACTTCATGCTGAATGAAGAAAGTGTGCGTCACATTATCCACGAGGTTTTTGATGGAGATAAGGAGCGAATGGCAAAGGCATTGACAGTAGCCAGCCATTTGCTTGATGAAAGTTTGATTCAAAAAATCATCGCAGATGTAAAGTAGGCCCGTTTACAGCGGGCTTTTTCTTTTTAAAGGGAGAAAACTCATTCGAAACTGTCTATTCTATCTCAAACGAATAAGAATTGAGGGGGATAAGAATGAGAGATTCCAAAAAAGCCGTATTGTATGTCGTAGTTATTGCTGCATTAGCTGAATTTCTACTGGGAGAGGATATCGATCGCGAAGGCTGGGAGGAGCTCAGTGACGCGCTTGGCATGGTGGGAATGGACCTGAACGAGGTTTTCACAGAAAATGACTCCCTGCTGTTTGGATTTCAAAAAGTTTGCCAGGAATTTGGGAAGATGAAGATAACAGACGAAATGATAGAGGAATTATACGTAGAGGACCAGCTGGAATAAACGGCTGGTTTTTTTATTTTTCAAAATCTGCTTAATGCATCGCAAATCGCTTCGTATAGATTCGACAAGAAGCAAAAGGAGGGGAGAAACCATGTACTATCAGATTAGTTTTTCGGCAGATGGAGAGCAGGTGCAGGTCATGAAATATACGTCGACCCAAGACACCCCCATAGCTGTTTTGGAAGAGTTTTTTCGCGAGCATGTTCAAGTGAATCCTGAGTCCCTAAAAGGAATCGGGATCGTCAGGATCGGTGGGTAGCATGGCCTGTCAGGGATGTGATTATGAAAATGCCTGCCAAAAGAAAATCACAGTCAACGACAGCGTGATGTCAGCAAAGGAACAGGATGTCGTACCCATGACTTGTCGGTGTGTGGTTCATGACATTTGTCGCGATTGCCAGTGGTACCTCAAGCGTCAGTGTGCTTCCTGGAAGATTTTGAATGGAAAAGTATTCACGGCTGGTACCTTGCAAACTTGTCCGAAAAAAATTTTGAAAGCTGGTTGCTAAATCCCTCCTCCCATTACCTAGTGTGATAGAGCCACTGTGAATAGGAGCATGAGGAGGGGATGAAGTACATGACAGATCAACTTCACCAAATGGACGAGTTATTTTTTGCAGGGAAAGTCGATGATTTTTTGCAGAAGGCAAAAGAAAACTGTGAAGCCAAGCTGACCGGAATGACGTTTGCTGGAATGACCCATGATGATGTCGTTCAGGAGGTTCTCTTAAAGGTGTATCGCACGATGAAGGATTACGACCAGGAAAAAGCCAGAGTGACTACCTTTGTCGATCATGTGATTACGAATAAAATTCGCGACTGCTTGCGGAAAGCAGGCACGCAAAAAAACCTGACAAACAGTAATGCAGTTCTTGTCTCTGGTGGAGATGAGAATGAAGAGGAAACGATGATCAGTCGTATTGCTTCTCCGAGCGAGGAGTTTCGCTATGAGGAAGTAGAGATGATGATCGACATCATGGAGTATATGAAGCTGTCCACGCGAGACAAGCTGATTCTCCAGATGAGAAGTGAAGGCTATTACCATGAGGAAATTGGCCAAAGATTCAATATCAGCAAGGAAAGAGTGTGTCAAATCATCAAGGCGATTTTGAAGCAGTACGGTGAGCTGTAGACATACACAAATAATCAATGAAAAGGAATGATCCAGCATGGCAGTTTTGTTGAAAAAGTTGAATGAGGAATTGACCGAGGAGCTCTCCCATCAGGTCATTGGAAAATATGTACACGTTCCGACCAATATGCATACAACACCTACAGCCGAGGGTGGAGAAGAAGAGGTAAATATCTGGTTCGGCGGTTGCGTAGCGGGCATTGAAAAAGCAGTCATTGCTTTCGATTACGAAAAGCAGGAGTTTCGTGAGGAGCCGTTGACCTACACAAACTTTTTACTGACCGACGGTATGGGATACACGGTGAACCGACTCCATTCCGAGATTTATGAGATTACAAAGGAAGAATTCGAACAAATGCTAGCAGATCATCTGGCTACTCAGGCTGCTGAGCTGGAAGCAGAGAAAAAGCTTCGTGAAGCAGCAGAGGAAATCTCGACAAATAAGGAGACGATGTAGTGCCATGAGACAGCCCACGATTGTTGCTTTCGAAGGAATTGACGCCAATGCGAAGGAAGCCCAAGCGGCGTTACTAGAAGAAAATTTGAGATGCCTCGGATATAAAGTGAAAAGAGTATCGTTTCCGCGTTTAGATACCCCAATTGGAGCGGTCATTGGCATGTGGCTTCGCTGCGAAATTGAGCTGGATGAGAAAGCGGTAGGGAAGCTTTTTGAAGCCGATTTTCTGGACTATCAGCGAGAAATGGCGAGGCTTTCGAAGGAGAACGTTGATTTTATCATCATTGATCATTACGAACTGTCCAATTATTACTACTTCTATATAAAGGATACTCCTCTTTCCTGGTATTCCACGATGAGTGATTTGACGAAGCGACCCGACGCAACCTTTTTTCTGCGAACCGAAGTAGATGCGAATAATGCCATGCTGCTCAAGGTGCAGGAAGCCTATCTGTCCCTTGCCCAAGCTTCGCGACGATCGGTCCTTACATTGGATACGGCAATCGGGGTGGAGAGAATGCAGAAAAACATTCTGCAAGCAGTCCATCAGCTACATCTGAAAAGGCGAGTTACGTGCTAACAAAACTAATCGGCATTGTTGCCGCAGTGTTCATTCCCGCTAATGCTGTACTGCCAGCCGTAGAAAAGGGGCTGTCGGAAATTCATCCTGTGCTGAAACTGGCCAGGGACACAGATAGGCAGGTGCATAGAAAAAAGGAGCTTGCAAACGTAATCACACAGGTTGCGCCGAGACTGGATAAAGCCACAGTCGAGCTTTATACAGAAACGATTTTTGGATTATCCAAGCAATACGAAATAGATCCGGTTTTGATCATGGCGATGATCTGGCAGGAAAGCCGTTTTCAGCATGACGCGATCTCTGGCAAGGGCGCAAGAGGATTATTACAAATCATGCCACGCACAGGAAGCTGGCTGGGAGTTCATCCTGATGACCTGTTTGATCCAGTGATCAACCTGCAAGCGGGTATCAAGTATTTGGATCTCTTGCAAAAGAAATATGGAGACCTTCGTTTAAGTATCATCGCCTATAACCAGGGCGAGGGAAATGTCGACCGAAATCGTTATCACGATGGCTACTATACAAAAGTCATGACCCATTACAAAAAAATGAACGGCTTATTAAGCAAATCATAAAGATAGGCTGGGAGGAGGTATTATGAGTGAGCATGCGCTGTTCGTAAAACAGAGAGTGGGCAAGAATCAAGCACAATATTCCTTGTATAACATGGAGAATATTCGCCGCTGCAAGGAAGACAGTGAGTATCTTGGTGAAGTGATACTCGCAAATGAAGATCTCATTTGGCATTCTGTGCACAAATATATTGGAAAGCCAGAGACATTAGTGAGGCAATATTGCTTGGAAAAAGCGGATATCTTGCAATTGGGGAGAATGGGAATCATCAAGGCTATCAAAGCTTTTGATATAACAAGAGGCGTGAAGTTTTCGTCCTTTGCAGTCATAACGATTGTGAGGGAGATCAACTGCTTTTTGCGAGATAGCGGAAATATTGTACGGCCGACTAGAACGGCAACAACGATTCTCCAACACATCAGTAAAATAGAGGCAGACCTGGGCTATCTCCCTACCATAGAAGAATTGTCTGCACTGTTGGGTGAAAATGAGGAACAGATCAAAAAAGCGCTGGATGTCGGGAGACCTGTGAAGTATTTACAGGAGCCATACTTGAAGGCATCTGCTTCGAGCCATGAAGCTGCCACCGCTATGGACGTCTTGAAGGACGAAGGACGAGACGTGGAAGAGTACGTGCTGGACAAACTGTATGTTACTGCTTTGCTTGCGCAACTGCAAAATCAAATCTCATCAAAAGAGTGGCAAGTCCTGCAACTAAGGATGGCAGGATACAATCAGACGCAAACAGCAGATTTTTTAAATGTATCCCAAATGTGTGTATCAAGAACTATGAAAAAAATACAGAATATTTCGAAAAATAAACTTTCCTAATCTTATTTTTCAATCCCTCCCAAATAGGAGATAATGGAAGAGCACTCCTATTATGAAAAGAGGTCGATCACAATATGAAATACTACCGACTCGGTGGCAGTGGATTGAAGGTATCAGCATTGGGATTAGGCACGAACTCATTCGGAGGGCGTGCGGATGAGCAAACGTCTGTAAACATCATTCATACCGCAATCGAAAACGGGATTACCTTTATTGATACGGCAAATATTTACACGCAAACAGAATCGGAGCGAATCATCGGGCTGGCATTGGAAGGGAAGCGGCACGAGGTCGTTTTGGCGACGAAGGCTGGTTTGGTAAAAGGCGAAGGACCGAATCAGAGAGGCTCATCGCGTTATCACCTGATGCTGGAGCTGGAGAACAGCTTGAAGCGCTTGCGCACCGATTATGTGGACTTATATCAAATTCATACGTTTGATCCAGAGACGCCTTTGGAGGAAACACTCCGCGCACTAGATGACATGGTTCGGTCCGGGAAGGTGCGTTACATCGGGGCTTCCAACTATGCGGCCTGGGAATTGATGAAGGCAATCGGTATTAGTCAGCGGGAAGGGCTGAATCGTTACGTATCAACGCAGGTCAGCTACTCGCTTGCAGATCGGATGCCCGAGCGTGAACTCGTACCGCTTTGTCTTGACCAGGGGGTGGGGATCATTCCGTACTTCCCGCTCGCTGGCGGAATTTTAACAGGAAAATATACCTCCGCAGAACAGGCTCCGGCTGGTTCGCGTGCGGACAAGGAGCCGCGTTTCGTCCGGTTGCTGAGCGAAGACAAGCTGGAGTTTGGTCGCAAAATCAGTCAGGTAGCGGCGGAGATAGGCGTATCCCCCAGTGTGCTGTCCCTGGCTTGGCTCATGCACAAGCCGGCTGTCTCTTCGGTGATCGTGGGCGCGACCAGTGTAGGGCAGCTTACGGATAATTTGCAAAGTGCAGCTTTGACGTTGGATGAAGCGACATTGGCAGAGCTGGATCGATTGAGTGACATATACCGAAACGGGGAACCGTTTGCCGAATATCGTTTGCCGTAAACAATGGTGGTAGTTGTAGACTAACATTCCTGCTACTACTAACAAGATGCCTGGATATCCCCCCTCATCGCGTGAGGATTTTAAGAAAAAAACCAGTCTGCTAGCACTGTGAGCCGCAGACTGGTTTTTTGTGATTACGTCGATTGTATTACTCAGCAGCCATGCTGCTTTCTTTCAAGATAACGTCATGTGCGCCGCCTTCTACCAAGCTGGTAGCAGAGATAACGGTGATTCGCGCTTTTTGTTGAAGCTCGGAGATGGAGAGAGACCCGCAATTGCACATGGTCGATTTGATTTTGCTCAAGGTGCGATCCATGTTCTCGCGCAGGCTTCCCGCATATGGTACATAGGAGTCTACGCCTTCTTCAAAGACGAGACTGCTTTTGCCGCCAGTGTCATAGCGTTGCCAGTTGCGAGCGCGGTTGGAGCCTTCTCCCCAGTATTCTTTCACGAAGTTGTTGCCGATCTTCACTTTTTTGGTCGGGCTTTCGTCGAAGCGAGCGAAGTAACGGCCCAGCATGACAAAGTCTGCACCCATAGCCAAAGCCAGTGTCACGTGGTAGTCATGTACGATTCCGCCGTCGGAGCAGAGCGGAACGTAAATGCCTGTTTCCTTGAAGTACTCGTCGCGAGCTGCTGCCACTTCAATGAGGGAAGAGGCTTGGCCGCGTCCGATTCCTTTTTGTTCGCGGGTAATGCAGATGGAGCCGCCGCCAATCCCTACTTTTATGAAATCTGCGCCTGATTCCACGAGGTAGCGGAAGCCTTCCTTATCGACGACGTTACCTGCACCGATCGGAACATTGAAGTTTTCTTTTACATATTGAACCGTCTCGCGTTGCCATTCGCTGAAGCCGTCGGAGGAGTCGATGACCAAAATATCAACGCCTGCTTCCACCAACGCAGGGACGCGCTCCTTGTAGTCTTTTGTATTGATACCGGCACCAACGATATAGCTCTTGTTCGCATCCAAAAGGGACAGCGGATTGTTTTTGCGGGAATCGTAGTCCTTGCGGAAAACGAGGAAGTCGAGATTTTGATTTTCGTCCACGATTGGCAAGCAGTTGAGCTTGTGCTCCCAGATCAGGTCATTGGCTTCGGAGAGCGAGATGCCAGATTTGCCATAGATCAGCTTTGAGAATGGCGTCATGATATCGCTGACGAGTTTGTCCTGAGAGTCACGGCTGATGCGATAATCGCGACCTGTTACGATTCCGAGCAGCTTGCCTTTTGCCGTACCATCTTCCGTAATGGCAACGGTGGAGTGGCCTGTCGCCTCTTTCAATTCCAAAATGTCTTTCAGCGTATGGCTTGGTGTCAGGTTGGAACGGCTCACGACGAAACCAGCCTTGTAGCCCTTTGCTTTGCGAACCATGGTTGCCTGGCTCTCGATGGACTGGGAGCCAAAAATAAACGAAATACCGCCACATCTAGCCAATGCGACCGCCATATGATGGTCGGAAACTGCTTGCATGACTGCGGATGAGAACGGTATGTTTAGTGAGATGGCAGGCTTTTCACCTTTTTTATACTTGGTAATCGGAGTGGATAAGTCCACATTGTTCGGAGTGCATTCTTTTGTGGTGAGATTTGGCAACAACAAAAACTCATTAAACGTTCGAGATGGTTCTGTGTAATAAAAAGCCACGATTCTCTCCTCCTAGGTGAAGTTGGTCTCGATTTTTTGAACTGCCTCTTTAATAGAGAAATTTTTACCATGTTAACCGTGAAGTACGACAACGTCAATAGGGAATTGTTAGAAGGAGTGATTTCTTTGCTAAAATTGCGAACAGGTCATGAACAACGCCAGCTTTTGGAACAAATTTCGTTAGAAGATTCGTACATTTTATACAGAAATATGTATTTGCGAACGGACAGGAGCGTCGTTGTAACGGACAGCGCCCAAAAAGAATTAATTGCCATCGGGTCTTACTTAAAAGGGATGCCTTTTCACGCGTTTTCTCTTCATGTGGTAGAGGGGGAGGAAAATTACGAAGTGGAGCCGATGCTCTCCTATCTAAAAGAAGTGCTAGATGGCAGCCTGCCAGATGGACAAAAGGGCGTGCTTGCATTAGCAGAGCCTCTCCTTACGCGCGTACAGATTCCGAATATACTCGCCACACGTACCATGTATTTGATGAAACTAACCGATCCTGAGCGTCTTTTACCGGTGGGAGAATCACGAATACTGGAGTTATCCGAAGCACAAATCGTGGAGAATATGGCGGCAGAGCTTGGCATGATTAGTTTTCGAGCAGAGGAAGTAGCAGAAATGCCACACATTGCACTCTTTTCGGAAGGAAGAGAACCGATGGCTGTAGCAGGCTTTCATGTCTATGACGAAGCCTACGTAGAAATCGGGAACATTGGAACATCTGTTTATCATCGGCAAAAAGGGTTGGGTACGCAAATCAGCTCAGATATTTCCCGGATAGGCTTGGCGAAGTCTGCGAATGTTTATTTGATGGTTTTTGCCGATAATCCTACGGCGGTACACGTGTATGAGAAGCTCGGTTTTGTCACGGTATCTTCTTACGCTTTTATTGAATTTCTCTTTTAAAATAGAAAAAGAGAGGACAAGTGTCCCCTCCTGTCAATTCAATCGGCCTTTGAACTCAACGGGTACGATCATTGTAAAGCAAGGTCCATCTGGATCGTTGCGGGCATCAATCGTCCCTTTATGTGCTTCCAAGACGGCACGTGCAATAGCGAGTCCAAGCCCATGCTTGCCCGACTTTCCTTTGCGGAAACGCTGGAACAAATTCGGCAGCAGCGCCTCCTCAATAAGTGGCCCATCATTGGAAATCGCGACGACTACGCTTTTTCCCGCGTGTCTACCTGTGATGGTAAGTCGGCTTTTGGCGTAGCGCAATTGATTTTCCATGATATTGACAAACGCAGTGCTCAATTGCTCGCCGTCTCCCTCCACGATCAAGTCGGCTGCCAGATTTAACTCCCACTCGATTTGCGGATTGAGCACGGATAGCCGCTGCTTCAACAGGTGCATCATCTCTGACAGGTCGACGCGGTCGACTTGCATCATTTGAGAGACAGACTCGATCTTCGTGATGTACAAGAGCTGTCCGACGACCTTTTCGAGGCGCTTGCTCTCTTCCATGATGATGGAAAGCCCTTTTTCAGCCTGAGGGCCCTGGAAAACGCCTTCGATGAGCCCTTGTGTGTATCCTTGAATCGCCATGATCGGTGTTTTGAGCTCATGGGAAATATTTTGGACAAAATGTTGCTGTGACTCGTCGTATTCCTTCAGTTGGTTTTTCATCATATCGAATGAGCGGGCGAGCTGACCGATCTCATCTCCGCGATCCATCGCAAGCGGGATATCGAATTGACGACGAGCGATTTTTTTGCACAGCTCTTCAAGTGTACGCAAAGGTCTGCTCAAATACCCGCTAAACCACACGGCCAACAACCAGCTTACGAGCAGTAGCAGACCAAACACGAGCAAAAACTGACGAGTCAGGATCGAATTAATCTGGTTGAGCTCCTGTTCCTTGGAGAAGAGCACCATGTAGTAGGGGAAGCCATGGTAATCCATTTTTTTGCTGACGAACAAATAGCTCTCGGCTCCACGATCCAGCGAACCATGCTGGAGCTTGTTGCTTGGGTATGTGGCTGCTTTTAGGAACAGCTCCTTGGAATCCTCATACGGAATACGGCCATTGCTATTGCTTCGGCGCCCCAGCTCTTGACCGTTTTCAGCATAGACGATCATATCAAATGAGTACTCATAACGTTGGAGCAAGAGCTGTAAAAAGTAAGGGGCCGCAGCCGGAACAGGCAGCAGCTCATTATGCTCGTTAAAGGAGATATGCTGAGATAAGGTGTAAAACTCTTCTTCCAAGAGCGAGTAAGTGTTGGAGACCAGATACTGTTTGACAGCCATCGGATAACCGATGCCAAGGCCAACCCCGAGGACGCTTGTCAGGATCATGAACAAAATGAGGATTTGCCTTGATATCGGCAGATTTTTCAGCCGGAATTTGCTCATATACGCGTCATTCGGTAGCCGAAGCCATAGACCGTCTCCAATGGAAACTTGGGCATTTTCTTGCGGATGCGCTTCACCAAGTCATCGACAGCTCTGTCTGAGCCGATGTAGTCTTCTCCCCAGATGGAGGTCAGAATTTGCTCGCGATTCAAGGCCAAGCCTTGATTGTGCAAAAGGTAGACGATGAGCTCGAATTCTTTTGTGGTTAAATCAATGAGTTCGTCGCCTTCTTTTACTTGTCTGCCTTTTTCTGAGATCATATAAGGATCAACTGTTACCCAATCTTGGAAAGTTTGGGTAGAGGAAGCAGTAGCACCGGGCTTCTCATAAGTGCGCTGTAGCAGCTTTTTCGCACGGATGACCAGTTCGCGAGGGAGAAAAGGCTTCGCCAAATAGTCGTCGCTGCCCAGTTCCAATCCGATGATTTTATCGACATCCTGATCGCGAGCGGAGATGAAGATGATCGGGACATTCGACTTTTCGCGGATAAGACGCAAGAGCTCATAGCCGTCGATGTCAGGCATCATGATATCCAATATCCACAAATGCGGCTGTGTTTCTTCATCAAGTAACGGCAAGACGTCCTTGCCATTAGAAAACGCTTTCACCTGCAATCCAGCACTTTGCAAATACGATTGCAAGAGCTCCAACAGGTTCGTTTCATCGTCCACCAGATAGACGAGGTAGGGGGTATTCATAGATTGTGGCCTCGCTTTGCATCTGTTTTATATCAGTATTGTAGCATAGCCAAAAACAAGATGTGTGGCACGGACGTATGAGAATCGTGGAAAACGTGTGGAAGCAGGATTCCCCTGTATCGTTCTGGAAAAAGAAACAGGGAAAAAAAGACAACGAGAGATCGAAAGGAGCGATTCATATGAAACGAACAGTCAAATCGTCTCTCATGGTACTAGCCTTCATGCTCGTAACAACCGCTTGCGGACAAAAGCCGGTGGACACCCAACCTAGTCCGCAGATACCTGATCCGATTGTGCAAACGCCACCGGAAACGAATCAGCCCATCGAGTATGCGTATAGGGCACCGATGACAGGACTTGGCAGTCACGAAAACCTGGGGAGCAAACGACCCATCATGGTGATGATCAACAATGCTCCGCCCGCCCGTCCACAAACAGGCATCAACAAAGCAGACATGATTTATGAGGTACTGTCCGAAGGGGAAATGACCCGCTTTCTTGCGATATTCCAAAGCCAAAAACCGGAAGTAATCGGACCTGTCCGCAGTATCCGCCCTTATTTTATCCAGATCGGGACTGGTTTTGATGCGGTCCTCGTTCACGCGGGAGGCAGTCCGGATGCACTGGAAACCTTGGCGCGAAAAGACCTCAGTCATCT is from Brevibacillus brevis and encodes:
- a CDS encoding sigma-70 family RNA polymerase sigma factor, producing MTDQLHQMDELFFAGKVDDFLQKAKENCEAKLTGMTFAGMTHDDVVQEVLLKVYRTMKDYDQEKARVTTFVDHVITNKIRDCLRKAGTQKNLTNSNAVLVSGGDENEEETMISRIASPSEEFRYEEVEMMIDIMEYMKLSTRDKLILQMRSEGYYHEEIGQRFNISKERVCQIIKAILKQYGEL
- a CDS encoding response regulator transcription factor yields the protein MNTPYLVYLVDDETNLLELLQSYLQSAGLQVKAFSNGKDVLPLLDEETQPHLWILDIMMPDIDGYELLRLIREKSNVPIIFISARDQDVDKIIGLELGSDDYLAKPFLPRELVIRAKKLLQRTYEKPGATASSTQTFQDWVTVDPYMISEKGRQVKEGDELIDLTTKEFELIVYLLHNQGLALNREQILTSIWGEDYIGSDRAVDDLVKRIRKKMPKFPLETVYGFGYRMTRI
- a CDS encoding lytic transglycosylase domain-containing protein, whose amino-acid sequence is MLTKLIGIVAAVFIPANAVLPAVEKGLSEIHPVLKLARDTDRQVHRKKELANVITQVAPRLDKATVELYTETIFGLSKQYEIDPVLIMAMIWQESRFQHDAISGKGARGLLQIMPRTGSWLGVHPDDLFDPVINLQAGIKYLDLLQKKYGDLRLSIIAYNQGEGNVDRNRYHDGYYTKVMTHYKKMNGLLSKS
- a CDS encoding aldo/keto reductase, with product MKYYRLGGSGLKVSALGLGTNSFGGRADEQTSVNIIHTAIENGITFIDTANIYTQTESERIIGLALEGKRHEVVLATKAGLVKGEGPNQRGSSRYHLMLELENSLKRLRTDYVDLYQIHTFDPETPLEETLRALDDMVRSGKVRYIGASNYAAWELMKAIGISQREGLNRYVSTQVSYSLADRMPERELVPLCLDQGVGIIPYFPLAGGILTGKYTSAEQAPAGSRADKEPRFVRLLSEDKLEFGRKISQVAAEIGVSPSVLSLAWLMHKPAVSSVIVGATSVGQLTDNLQSAALTLDEATLAELDRLSDIYRNGEPFAEYRLP
- a CDS encoding dTMP kinase, with amino-acid sequence MRQPTIVAFEGIDANAKEAQAALLEENLRCLGYKVKRVSFPRLDTPIGAVIGMWLRCEIELDEKAVGKLFEADFLDYQREMARLSKENVDFIIIDHYELSNYYYFYIKDTPLSWYSTMSDLTKRPDATFFLRTEVDANNAMLLKVQEAYLSLAQASRRSVLTLDTAIGVERMQKNILQAVHQLHLKRRVTC
- a CDS encoding IMP dehydrogenase — encoded protein: MAFYYTEPSRTFNEFLLLPNLTTKECTPNNVDLSTPITKYKKGEKPAISLNIPFSSAVMQAVSDHHMAVALARCGGISFIFGSQSIESQATMVRKAKGYKAGFVVSRSNLTPSHTLKDILELKEATGHSTVAITEDGTAKGKLLGIVTGRDYRISRDSQDKLVSDIMTPFSKLIYGKSGISLSEANDLIWEHKLNCLPIVDENQNLDFLVFRKDYDSRKNNPLSLLDANKSYIVGAGINTKDYKERVPALVEAGVDILVIDSSDGFSEWQRETVQYVKENFNVPIGAGNVVDKEGFRYLVESGADFIKVGIGGGSICITREQKGIGRGQASSLIEVAAARDEYFKETGIYVPLCSDGGIVHDYHVTLALAMGADFVMLGRYFARFDESPTKKVKIGNNFVKEYWGEGSNRARNWQRYDTGGKSSLVFEEGVDSYVPYAGSLRENMDRTLSKIKSTMCNCGSLSISELQQKARITVISATSLVEGGAHDVILKESSMAAE
- a CDS encoding sigma-70 family RNA polymerase sigma factor, translating into MSEHALFVKQRVGKNQAQYSLYNMENIRRCKEDSEYLGEVILANEDLIWHSVHKYIGKPETLVRQYCLEKADILQLGRMGIIKAIKAFDITRGVKFSSFAVITIVREINCFLRDSGNIVRPTRTATTILQHISKIEADLGYLPTIEELSALLGENEEQIKKALDVGRPVKYLQEPYLKASASSHEAATAMDVLKDEGRDVEEYVLDKLYVTALLAQLQNQISSKEWQVLQLRMAGYNQTQTADFLNVSQMCVSRTMKKIQNISKNKLS
- a CDS encoding sensor histidine kinase, translating into MSKFRLKNLPISRQILILFMILTSVLGVGLGIGYPMAVKQYLVSNTYSLLEEEFYTLSQHISFNEHNELLPVPAAAPYFLQLLLQRYEYSFDMIVYAENGQELGRRSNSNGRIPYEDSKELFLKAATYPSNKLQHGSLDRGAESYLFVSKKMDYHGFPYYMVLFSKEQELNQINSILTRQFLLVFGLLLLVSWLLAVWFSGYLSRPLRTLEELCKKIARRQFDIPLAMDRGDEIGQLARSFDMMKNQLKEYDESQQHFVQNISHELKTPIMAIQGYTQGLIEGVFQGPQAEKGLSIIMEESKRLEKVVGQLLYITKIESVSQMMQVDRVDLSEMMHLLKQRLSVLNPQIEWELNLAADLIVEGDGEQLSTAFVNIMENQLRYAKSRLTITGRHAGKSVVVAISNDGPLIEEALLPNLFQRFRKGKSGKHGLGLAIARAVLEAHKGTIDARNDPDGPCFTMIVPVEFKGRLN
- a CDS encoding GNAT family N-acetyltransferase; protein product: MISLLKLRTGHEQRQLLEQISLEDSYILYRNMYLRTDRSVVVTDSAQKELIAIGSYLKGMPFHAFSLHVVEGEENYEVEPMLSYLKEVLDGSLPDGQKGVLALAEPLLTRVQIPNILATRTMYLMKLTDPERLLPVGESRILELSEAQIVENMAAELGMISFRAEEVAEMPHIALFSEGREPMAVAGFHVYDEAYVEIGNIGTSVYHRQKGLGTQISSDISRIGLAKSANVYLMVFADNPTAVHVYEKLGFVTVSSYAFIEFLF